The Pygocentrus nattereri isolate fPygNat1 chromosome 4, fPygNat1.pri, whole genome shotgun sequence genome includes a window with the following:
- the btbd6b gene encoding BTB/POZ domain-containing protein 6-B isoform X1, with translation MPTSPDCLYGRIMKFLTFFLLLPETLKRTRKSGKEPGKLPACYEIVTLSLKKKMAAELYPASINTNLPNSNGPAVTAASKKSIVQVTQTVTTPTSTATQQNINNNNVETATWQATHPTLRERNALMFNNELMADVHFIVGPPGESQKVPAHKYVLAVGSSVFGAMFYGDLAEGESEIHIPDVEPAAFLILLKYLYSDEIELEADTVLATLYAAKKYIVPALAKACVTFLETSLEAKNACVLLSQSRLFEEPELTQRCWEVIDAQAELALRSEGFCEIDLQTLEIILKRETLNTREAIVFQAVLDWAVAECKRQGLGPTARNKRAVLGKALYLVRIPTMTLQEFADGAAQSDVLTLEETHDIFLWYTAANKPKLDFPLTKRKGLTPQRCHRFQSSAYRSNQWRYRGRCDSIQFAVDKRIFIAGLGLYGSSGGKAEYSVKIELKRQGVILAQNLTKFISDGSSSTFSVWFEHPVQVEQDAFYTVSAVLDGNELSYFGQEGMTEVQCGKVTFQFQCSSDSTNGTGVQGGQIPELVFYA, from the exons ATGCCAACATCTCCAGATTGCCTGTATGGCCGGATCATGAAGTTTCTGACGTTTTTCCTTCTGCTTCCAGAGACCCTAAAGAGGACTAGAAAGAGTGGGAAAGAGCCCGGCAAGCTGCCAGCATGCTATGAGATCGTGACTTTGTCCTTGAAGAAGAAGATGGCTGCAGAACTGTATCCTGCAAGCATAAACACCAATCTGCCAAACAGCAACGGACCAGCAGTAACTGCTGCCAGCAAAAAGAGCATCGTTCAGGTGACCCAAACAGTGACCACCCCGACATCCACCGCCACTCAGCAGAATATCAACAATAACAACGTCGAGACTGCCACCTGGCAGGCTACTCATCCAACGCTGCGAGAACG GAATGCTTTGATGTTCAATAACGAACTCATGGctgatgttcattttattgTGGGTCCCCCTGGCGAGTCCCAGAAAGTTCCAGCACATAAG TATGTATTGGCGGTGGGGAGTTCGGTGTTCGGTGCCATGTTTTATGGGGACCTAGCTGAAGGCGAATCAGAGATTCATATTCCTGACGTGGAGCCTGCTGCTTTTTTAATCCTATTGAA ATACCTGTACAGTGATGAGATTGAACTGGAGGCGGACACAGTGCTGGCCACTCTGTACGCCGCCAAGAAATATATAGTGCCTGCCCTGGCCAAGGCTTGCGTCACCTTCTTGGAGACCAGTCTGGAGGCCAAGAACGCCTGTGTGCTGCTGTCCCAGAGCCGGCTGTTTGAAGAGCCTGAGCTCACCCAGCGCTGCTGGGAAGTTATTGATGCTCAGGCTGAGCTGGCTCTCCGCTCTGAAGGCTTCTGTGAAATTGACCTGCAGACTTTGGAGATCATCCTGAAGCGAGAGACTCTAAACACTCGGGAAGCCATAGTCTTTCAGGCTGTCCTGGACTGGGCTGTGGCCGAATGCAAAAGGCAAGGACTGGGCCCAACGGCTCGCAACAAGAGGGCAGTGCTGGGCAAGGCCCTCTACCTTGTGCGTATCCCGACCATGACACTGCAGGAGTTTGCAGATGGAGCAGCGCAGTCGGATGTGCTGACACTGGAAGAGACTCATGACATTTTTCTCTGGTACACAGCAGCCAATAAGCCCAAACTGGACTTCCCACTGACAAAGAGGAAGGGGCTGACGCCACAACGCTGCCACCGTTTCCAGTCCTCCGCTTACCGCAGCAACCAGTGGCGCTACCGTGGACGCTGCGACAGCATCCAGTTTGCTGTGGACAAGCGGATCTTCATCGCAGGACTGGGCCTGTATGGCTCCAGTGGTGGAAAGGCAGAGTACAGCGTCAAGATCGAACTGAAGCGCCAAGGAGTGATCCTGGCCCAGAACCTGACTAAATTCATTTCAGATGGTTCTAGCAGCACCTTCTCCGTGTGGTTCGAGCACCCGGTTCAGGTGGAACAGGATGCCTTCTACACAGTCAGTGCTGTGTTGGATGGGAATGAGCTCAGCTACTTTGGGCAAGAGGGAATGACAGAGGTGCAGTGTGGGAAGGTGACCTTTCAGTTCCAGTGCTCTTCAGACAGTACAAATGGCACTGGTGTGCAGGGAGGTCAGATCCCAGAGCTGGTCTTCTACGCATGA
- the btbd6b gene encoding BTB/POZ domain-containing protein 6-B isoform X2: MAAELYPASINTNLPNSNGPAVTAASKKSIVQVTQTVTTPTSTATQQNINNNNVETATWQATHPTLRERNALMFNNELMADVHFIVGPPGESQKVPAHKYVLAVGSSVFGAMFYGDLAEGESEIHIPDVEPAAFLILLKYLYSDEIELEADTVLATLYAAKKYIVPALAKACVTFLETSLEAKNACVLLSQSRLFEEPELTQRCWEVIDAQAELALRSEGFCEIDLQTLEIILKRETLNTREAIVFQAVLDWAVAECKRQGLGPTARNKRAVLGKALYLVRIPTMTLQEFADGAAQSDVLTLEETHDIFLWYTAANKPKLDFPLTKRKGLTPQRCHRFQSSAYRSNQWRYRGRCDSIQFAVDKRIFIAGLGLYGSSGGKAEYSVKIELKRQGVILAQNLTKFISDGSSSTFSVWFEHPVQVEQDAFYTVSAVLDGNELSYFGQEGMTEVQCGKVTFQFQCSSDSTNGTGVQGGQIPELVFYA; encoded by the exons ATGGCTGCAGAACTGTATCCTGCAAGCATAAACACCAATCTGCCAAACAGCAACGGACCAGCAGTAACTGCTGCCAGCAAAAAGAGCATCGTTCAGGTGACCCAAACAGTGACCACCCCGACATCCACCGCCACTCAGCAGAATATCAACAATAACAACGTCGAGACTGCCACCTGGCAGGCTACTCATCCAACGCTGCGAGAACG GAATGCTTTGATGTTCAATAACGAACTCATGGctgatgttcattttattgTGGGTCCCCCTGGCGAGTCCCAGAAAGTTCCAGCACATAAG TATGTATTGGCGGTGGGGAGTTCGGTGTTCGGTGCCATGTTTTATGGGGACCTAGCTGAAGGCGAATCAGAGATTCATATTCCTGACGTGGAGCCTGCTGCTTTTTTAATCCTATTGAA ATACCTGTACAGTGATGAGATTGAACTGGAGGCGGACACAGTGCTGGCCACTCTGTACGCCGCCAAGAAATATATAGTGCCTGCCCTGGCCAAGGCTTGCGTCACCTTCTTGGAGACCAGTCTGGAGGCCAAGAACGCCTGTGTGCTGCTGTCCCAGAGCCGGCTGTTTGAAGAGCCTGAGCTCACCCAGCGCTGCTGGGAAGTTATTGATGCTCAGGCTGAGCTGGCTCTCCGCTCTGAAGGCTTCTGTGAAATTGACCTGCAGACTTTGGAGATCATCCTGAAGCGAGAGACTCTAAACACTCGGGAAGCCATAGTCTTTCAGGCTGTCCTGGACTGGGCTGTGGCCGAATGCAAAAGGCAAGGACTGGGCCCAACGGCTCGCAACAAGAGGGCAGTGCTGGGCAAGGCCCTCTACCTTGTGCGTATCCCGACCATGACACTGCAGGAGTTTGCAGATGGAGCAGCGCAGTCGGATGTGCTGACACTGGAAGAGACTCATGACATTTTTCTCTGGTACACAGCAGCCAATAAGCCCAAACTGGACTTCCCACTGACAAAGAGGAAGGGGCTGACGCCACAACGCTGCCACCGTTTCCAGTCCTCCGCTTACCGCAGCAACCAGTGGCGCTACCGTGGACGCTGCGACAGCATCCAGTTTGCTGTGGACAAGCGGATCTTCATCGCAGGACTGGGCCTGTATGGCTCCAGTGGTGGAAAGGCAGAGTACAGCGTCAAGATCGAACTGAAGCGCCAAGGAGTGATCCTGGCCCAGAACCTGACTAAATTCATTTCAGATGGTTCTAGCAGCACCTTCTCCGTGTGGTTCGAGCACCCGGTTCAGGTGGAACAGGATGCCTTCTACACAGTCAGTGCTGTGTTGGATGGGAATGAGCTCAGCTACTTTGGGCAAGAGGGAATGACAGAGGTGCAGTGTGGGAAGGTGACCTTTCAGTTCCAGTGCTCTTCAGACAGTACAAATGGCACTGGTGTGCAGGGAGGTCAGATCCCAGAGCTGGTCTTCTACGCATGA